The nucleotide sequence GCGTCAGTGAGAACAGAATCTTCCACTTACGGTTTTACGCGTCTGCTAACAGGAAGAATTTTCTACACACCAGCTCTTGTTACCGTACTTCTCAAACCCGGCTTTTCCTCTCCTGCCCACATACTTCTGGTGCCGGGCACTATAGGGCATGTTCGTATCACCGTTGCAGCACTTCTGTCCCCACATCTTCATACTGTGACAGGTGAGTGGAAGCGGAAACTGGAAAGCATAGCCCTGGAAGCCAGTTCCAGCAGAATGGCTAGTGAAAGTGTATCTAACCCCAGGGGGAACGGTGAGCCACATCAATCTATCCCAATTATCCTAAACTAAGTATAGTTCAACTCAGCTTCCCCCTAGTCATGTCCCAAAAGAGGCTATAGCCATTCCACGCTACCCAAGAGGAGAAGGGTGACAGAGGGAGTCAGACGGGGGAGACAGAGGCCCTCTCCAACTGCAGCTAAATTATCTCACTTTCACaaattttacacaaaaatatACTGCCCCATGAACACACTACTCAGGGCCCTCCCATGGGCTCTGACCCTGAAGCTTCCAGAAATCCAGCTACTAGCGATGAGTATTCTGAAGTAAAACCCCTTATGTGAAGGAAAGCTGCATGAATCTCTCTCTTCACTGCCACCAGCAGGAACAGAAATAAGTGACTGGAGGtgtagaaagagaaagacttAAGACACGAGTTGGGTCTGAGAAATAAACCGAAAGCAAGAGATAATGGCAGGCCCCCGAAATGATGGGAATCAATAAAGAAGGTGACTGGTTAACCCATAAGGAGACACaagcaagagaagaggagagagagatgtagTTAAAATGTGGGTGCACAGGGCCTGATGAGGAGAGCCTTGTGTGCAGGTGGGCGGAGTCTAATGATAGGAGGTGACTAACAGTTGAGGGCGGGGCTAAAGACTAGGGTGGCCTAACTGATAGATGAGTGGACTTTAAAGACCAGGGCCATGGACACACAAAATGTGGGTAAGGCCCATACAGGAGGGATCTGCCCCCCAGATGATGAGCAGTGTCTGAAAGTGAGTGGGGGATTGAAAATAAGATGGATGGGCCTAGAAATGAAAGGGCAGGGCCACCTGGGCCAGGCCCCCTTTCCTCTCAGCACCAGAGGTGGGGATAGGAATGGGAGGGTACCCCCCTGAGCATCTTCTTGTTCTTCCCCTGATCAGTTAGAAAAGGCAGCCATAAAGATTCAGGCATGGTGGCGTGGCAACGTGGTGCGCCGGACGTTACTGCACGCAGCACTCAGGGCCTTGGTCATCCAGTGCTGGTGGAGGTCCGTGCAGGCCAAGACGCTGGAGCAAAGACGGCGCCTGGCTCTAAGAGTCTACACCTGCCAGGAGTGGGCCGTGGTGAAGGTGCAGGCACAGGTGCGAATGTGGCAGGCCCGCAGACGGTTTCTCCAGGCACGCCAAGCGGCCTGCGTCATCCAGTCTTACTGGCGCTGGCATGCCAGCCAAACCAGAGGCCTGATCCGGGGCTGCTATGAGGTCAGAGCCAGCCGGCTGGAGCTCGACATTGAAATCCTCATGACCTAGGTCACTGGCAGAGCCAAGGAGACTGGATCTCTCTTCCAATAAAGACATTTACTGACAACGATCTTGCCCCTTGGAAATTAGACCCCTGGAAGAGAGATCAGCCCTAACCTTCCTGCCTTCTACCCAAAAAAAGGTTCCCTGTCATGGTCTAGAGCCCATCCTAGGGCAACCTATCCTAGGCCCTTGCTCCTAATGCAAAGCTGACCAATCTTGCACCCAAAAGAGACCCCAGGGCCCAGGTCAGGCTCTGACACCTCAGCCAGCCTGATCTCAGCAACCTCCACAAGTAATGGTAGGCACTGGGCTTTGTTTTTATGCAGCCCTGCCTAGGTATCTCCATTCAGGATAGGACACCAGAGAATCTGGCTGCAGCCAGAGCCAGCTGGAAAGGCCAGGATTCCACAGGCCTGTGCTTGGCAGAGTCCTT is from Equus przewalskii isolate Varuska chromosome 15, EquPr2, whole genome shotgun sequence and encodes:
- the IQCF6 gene encoding IQ domain-containing protein F6 isoform X1 — encoded protein: MDTQNVGKAHTGGICPPDDEQCLKLEKAAIKIQAWWRGNVVRRTLLHAALRALVIQCWWRSVQAKTLEQRRRLALRVYTCQEWAVVKVQAQVRMWQARRRFLQARQAACVIQSYWRWHASQTRGLIRGCYEVRASRLELDIEILMT
- the IQCF6 gene encoding IQ domain-containing protein F6 isoform X2; this encodes MWLEKAAIKIQAWWRGNVVRRTLLHAALRALVIQCWWRSVQAKTLEQRRRLALRVYTCQEWAVVKVQAQVRMWQARRRFLQARQAACVIQSYWRWHASQTRGLIRGCYEVRASRLELDIEILMT